The Aeromicrobium senzhongii genome includes a window with the following:
- a CDS encoding acyltransferase family protein yields MTTRLATSPPGAVTPSRDHRLEIQGLRALAALLVVIYHLWPGRLPGGYVGVDIFFVISGFLITSHLLREIDRDGRISFAQFWARRARRLLPAALSVIAVSGVATWLWVPQQYWSQFFREMIASAVYVENWLLADDSVDYLAQENIASPVQHYWTLSVEEQFYLVWPLLVTLGLWLAVRFGRDRRPMIAAVLAVVVAASLAHSLYLVAQGVPQAYFAATTRAWEFGAGALLAFSPGLLKRLPDVARSLVSWGALAFMVAAGLLFDEATPVPGLPIVALVAAVVLLIAAGSPGSALSPMPLLRRRSVQWTGDVSYALYLWHWPLIVLLPFVRGRENGPFALVGILVLTFVLAGLSTRLIEDPVRTSTFLKHARPRLTYGLTALAMAAVIVPSLMAIKSSDRALQRDQEIAESIAEQAPACFGAASHDPEKPCDNPELDRLQIPDPRSANGDRPPEGWCSQRPVGEAIKPCSGGDWADPDTLKVAIVGDSHARMMSSVLREWADDGKVAWDGYFQSGCVWTTADPWRIKYVDECVDFKQQMSAIMAEKADQYDLVITTARADRVPGSEDERTAGLLEAWSAATDRGVPVVALSDIPLQARNEVNACLEQTPQDRQADCALDRSKTLVEPDPFVTAAKAGDRTHAMDLRDVLCDERKCPAVIGGVTVYADSNHLTDTFVRTMAPIVWRELARAGLTG; encoded by the coding sequence GTGACCACGCGCCTCGCCACTTCCCCACCCGGCGCCGTCACCCCTTCCCGCGATCATCGACTCGAGATCCAGGGCCTGCGCGCACTCGCTGCCCTGCTCGTCGTGATCTACCACCTGTGGCCGGGTCGCCTGCCCGGCGGCTACGTGGGCGTCGACATCTTCTTCGTCATCTCGGGCTTCCTGATCACCAGCCATCTGCTGCGCGAGATCGACCGCGACGGTCGCATCTCGTTCGCGCAGTTCTGGGCCCGGCGGGCGCGGCGCCTGCTGCCGGCCGCACTGTCGGTCATCGCAGTCTCCGGCGTCGCCACGTGGCTGTGGGTGCCGCAGCAGTACTGGTCGCAGTTCTTCCGCGAGATGATCGCGTCGGCCGTGTACGTCGAGAACTGGCTGCTGGCCGACGACTCGGTGGACTACCTCGCGCAGGAGAACATCGCCTCGCCCGTCCAGCACTACTGGACCCTGTCGGTCGAGGAGCAGTTCTACCTGGTGTGGCCGCTGCTGGTGACCCTCGGCCTGTGGCTCGCGGTGCGGTTCGGGCGCGACCGGCGACCGATGATCGCGGCCGTGCTCGCGGTCGTCGTGGCGGCCAGCCTGGCTCACAGCCTGTACCTCGTCGCGCAGGGCGTCCCGCAGGCGTACTTCGCGGCGACGACGCGTGCGTGGGAGTTCGGCGCGGGGGCGCTGCTGGCCTTCTCCCCCGGCCTGCTGAAGCGACTGCCCGATGTCGCCCGCTCGCTGGTCTCCTGGGGTGCGTTGGCGTTCATGGTCGCCGCGGGCCTGCTCTTCGACGAGGCGACGCCCGTGCCAGGGCTGCCGATCGTGGCACTCGTGGCCGCGGTCGTGCTTCTCATCGCGGCCGGCTCGCCGGGGTCGGCCCTGTCCCCCATGCCGCTGCTGCGCCGCCGCTCGGTGCAGTGGACGGGTGACGTCTCGTACGCGCTGTACCTGTGGCACTGGCCGCTCATCGTGCTGCTGCCGTTCGTGCGCGGCCGCGAGAACGGCCCGTTCGCCCTGGTGGGGATCCTCGTCCTGACATTCGTCCTGGCGGGCCTGTCCACGCGGCTCATCGAGGACCCCGTGCGGACGTCGACGTTCCTGAAGCACGCGCGGCCGCGGCTGACGTACGGCCTCACGGCGCTCGCCATGGCTGCCGTGATCGTGCCGTCGCTGATGGCGATCAAGTCCAGCGATCGGGCCCTGCAGCGCGATCAGGAGATCGCCGAGTCCATCGCCGAGCAGGCGCCCGCATGCTTCGGCGCCGCCTCGCACGATCCCGAGAAGCCGTGCGACAACCCCGAACTGGATCGGCTGCAGATCCCCGACCCTCGCTCGGCCAACGGTGACCGTCCGCCCGAGGGCTGGTGCTCGCAGCGCCCGGTCGGCGAGGCGATCAAGCCCTGCAGCGGTGGCGACTGGGCCGACCCCGACACGCTCAAGGTCGCGATCGTGGGCGACTCGCACGCGCGCATGATGAGCTCGGTGCTGCGCGAGTGGGCCGACGACGGCAAGGTCGCGTGGGACGGCTACTTCCAGAGCGGCTGCGTGTGGACCACCGCGGACCCGTGGCGGATCAAGTACGTCGACGAGTGCGTGGACTTCAAGCAGCAGATGTCGGCGATCATGGCCGAGAAGGCCGACCAGTACGACCTGGTCATCACGACGGCGCGCGCGGACCGGGTTCCCGGCAGCGAGGACGAGCGCACGGCCGGGCTGCTCGAGGCGTGGTCGGCGGCGACGGACCGTGGCGTGCCGGTCGTCGCGCTCTCGGACATCCCGCTGCAGGCGCGCAACGAGGTCAACGCATGCCTGGAGCAGACGCCCCAGGACCGCCAGGCCGACTGTGCTTTGGACCGGTCGAAGACCTTGGTCGAGCCGGACCCGTTCGTCACTGCGGCCAAGGCCGGTGACCGCACGCACGCGATGGACCTGCGCGACGTGCTGTGCGACGAGCGGAAGTGCCCCGCCGTGATCGGCGGCGTCACCGTCTACGCCGACTCGAACCACCTCACCGACACGTTCGTGCGCACGATGGCGCCGATCGTGTGGCGCGAGCTGGCGCGCGCCGGCCTCACCGGCTGA
- the ilvD gene encoding dihydroxy-acid dehydratase, whose amino-acid sequence MAETPDTPEIDIKPRSRDVTDGLEKTAARGMLRAVGMGDDDWVKPQIGVASSWNEITPCNLSLDRLAKAVKEGVHAGGGYPLEFGTISVSDGISMGHEGMHFSLVSREVIADSVEVVMSAERLDGSVLLAGCDKSLPGMLMAAARLDLSSVFLYAGSTLPGSVDGKDVTIIDAFEAVGACMKGLISREQVDKIERAICPGEGACGGMYTANTMASAAEALGMSLPGSAAPPAPDRRRDDYAKKSGEAVVELLRKGITARDIMTLEAFENAITVVMALGGSTNAVLHLLAIAREAGVPLTLDDFSRVGDKVPHLGDLKPFGRYVMNDVDKVGGIPVIMKALLDAGLMHGDVMTVTGKTMAENLAHIDLGLDGDVIRPLDKPIHKTGGLTILHGSLAPEGAVVKSAGFDESVFRGTARVFDGERAAMDALEDGTVVAGDVVVIRYEGPKGGPGMREMLAITGAIKGAGLGKDVLLLTDGRFSGGTTGLCVGHVAPEAVDGGPIAFVRDGDPITLDVANKTLDVEIDEAELEQRKVGWEPNPPKYTSGVLAKYRKLVSSAAHGAVTG is encoded by the coding sequence ATGGCCGAGACCCCTGACACCCCCGAGATCGACATCAAGCCGCGGAGCCGCGACGTCACCGACGGTTTGGAGAAGACCGCCGCGCGCGGCATGCTCCGCGCGGTCGGCATGGGGGACGACGACTGGGTGAAGCCCCAGATCGGCGTGGCCTCCAGCTGGAACGAGATCACCCCCTGCAACCTGTCCCTCGACCGCCTCGCGAAGGCCGTCAAGGAGGGCGTGCACGCCGGTGGCGGCTACCCGCTGGAGTTCGGCACGATCAGCGTCTCCGACGGCATCTCCATGGGCCACGAGGGCATGCACTTCTCCCTCGTCAGCCGTGAGGTCATCGCCGACTCGGTCGAGGTCGTCATGTCGGCCGAGCGCCTCGACGGCTCGGTCCTGCTGGCCGGCTGCGACAAGTCCCTGCCCGGCATGCTCATGGCTGCCGCGCGCCTCGACCTGTCCAGCGTCTTCCTCTACGCCGGCTCGACCCTGCCGGGCAGCGTCGACGGCAAGGACGTCACGATCATCGACGCCTTCGAGGCCGTCGGCGCCTGCATGAAGGGCCTCATCTCCCGCGAGCAGGTCGACAAGATCGAGCGCGCGATCTGCCCCGGCGAGGGTGCCTGTGGCGGCATGTACACCGCCAACACGATGGCCTCGGCCGCCGAGGCGCTCGGCATGAGCCTTCCCGGCTCGGCCGCGCCGCCGGCCCCCGACCGTCGCCGCGACGACTACGCCAAGAAGTCCGGCGAGGCCGTCGTCGAATTGCTGCGCAAGGGCATCACGGCCCGCGACATCATGACGCTCGAGGCGTTCGAGAACGCCATCACCGTCGTCATGGCGCTCGGCGGCTCGACCAACGCCGTCCTGCACCTGCTGGCCATCGCCCGCGAGGCCGGCGTCCCGCTGACGCTCGACGACTTCAGCCGCGTCGGCGACAAGGTCCCGCACCTGGGCGACCTCAAGCCGTTCGGCCGCTACGTCATGAACGACGTCGACAAGGTCGGCGGCATCCCGGTGATCATGAAGGCGCTGCTCGACGCGGGCCTCATGCACGGCGACGTCATGACCGTCACCGGCAAGACGATGGCCGAGAACCTCGCGCACATCGACCTGGGCCTGGACGGCGACGTCATCCGCCCGCTCGACAAGCCGATCCACAAGACCGGCGGCCTGACGATCCTGCACGGCTCGCTGGCTCCCGAGGGTGCGGTCGTCAAGAGCGCCGGCTTCGACGAGTCGGTCTTCCGCGGCACCGCCCGCGTGTTCGACGGTGAGCGTGCGGCGATGGACGCGCTGGAGGACGGCACCGTCGTCGCCGGCGACGTCGTCGTCATCCGCTACGAGGGCCCCAAGGGCGGCCCCGGCATGCGCGAGATGCTCGCCATCACCGGCGCCATCAAGGGCGCGGGCCTCGGCAAGGACGTCCTGCTGCTCACCGACGGCCGCTTCTCCGGCGGCACGACAGGCCTGTGTGTCGGTCACGTCGCCCCCGAGGCCGTCGACGGCGGCCCGATCGCGTTCGTCCGCGACGGCGACCCAATCACGCTCGACGTGGCGAACAAGACGCTCGACGTCGAGATCGACGAGGCCGAGCTCGAGCAGCGCAAGGTCGGCTGGGAGCCGAACCCGCCGAAGTACACCTCCGGCGTGCTGGCCAAGTACCGCAAGCTGGTCAGCTCGGCCGCGCACGGCGCCGTCACCGGCTGA
- a CDS encoding SatD family protein, which translates to MEMKAGPSECVALIGDLVASRSAPSRRAAQEALIQALAAAHELVPSIQAPAPTIGDEFQSTHETLEQALLAALVVRLALPEGMDARVGIGAGTVEVVGRSEYGLTQDGPAWWNARDAIGQVEQRAGRQSGLRTWVHEGGTVNAYLMVRDHVVSGFDGRQRRLALGLIQGRTQRQLAESEGISPSAVSQSLRRSGALAVVDGLELVR; encoded by the coding sequence ATGGAAATGAAGGCAGGACCTTCAGAGTGCGTCGCCCTCATCGGCGACCTGGTGGCCTCGCGCAGCGCGCCCTCGCGGCGTGCGGCCCAGGAGGCGCTGATCCAGGCGCTGGCTGCCGCGCATGAGCTCGTCCCCTCGATCCAGGCCCCCGCGCCCACCATCGGCGACGAGTTCCAGTCGACCCACGAGACCCTGGAGCAGGCGCTGCTGGCGGCCTTGGTCGTGCGGCTTGCGCTGCCTGAGGGGATGGACGCGCGGGTCGGCATCGGCGCCGGGACCGTCGAAGTCGTCGGTCGCTCCGAGTACGGTCTCACCCAAGATGGTCCGGCTTGGTGGAACGCGCGCGACGCGATCGGCCAGGTCGAGCAGCGCGCCGGCCGACAGTCCGGACTGCGGACCTGGGTGCATGAAGGGGGAACGGTGAACGCCTATCTGATGGTTCGCGACCACGTGGTCAGCGGCTTCGACGGACGCCAGCGCCGGCTGGCGCTCGGGCTCATCCAGGGACGCACGCAGCGTCAACTCGCCGAGAGCGAGGGCATCTCGCCCTCTGCCGTCTCCCAGTCCCTGCGCCGCAGCGGAGCCCTGGCGGTCGTCGACGGTCTCGAGCTGGTGCGCTGA
- a CDS encoding patatin-like phospholipase family protein, giving the protein MDNERTVDLVLEGGGVKGIALVGAATALVENGYSFARIGGSSAGAMVGSIMAAMQHANEPFSRVDEIMRTIDYMAFVDRRPAAKYLKWAPRVADLWGMLFHLGAHPGRHLDQWLRGVLADLGVRTFGDLYFDDPGSSLPQNQSFRLVVTASDLSRQRAMFLPWDLEAHDRDPFDYPVARAVRASSAIPFFFEPVKVNSQFGKLTLVDGSLLRTYPIDVFDRTDGKPSRWPTLGVRLSSPAGERAKAKPVTSPVALLENLIKTTVDSTQVRHVSDPASIDRSIFAKPKGVRFTDFDLTPEQRTSLFEAGHKAATNWVAKHPAGPPASQPLESL; this is encoded by the coding sequence GTCAAGGGCATCGCCCTGGTCGGAGCCGCTACAGCCCTCGTGGAGAACGGGTACTCGTTCGCCCGGATCGGTGGGTCGTCCGCCGGCGCGATGGTCGGCTCGATCATGGCGGCGATGCAGCACGCGAACGAGCCATTCAGCCGGGTCGACGAGATCATGCGCACGATCGACTACATGGCGTTCGTCGACCGGCGGCCCGCGGCGAAGTACCTGAAGTGGGCGCCGCGCGTGGCAGACCTGTGGGGGATGCTGTTCCACCTCGGTGCGCATCCCGGGCGGCACCTGGACCAGTGGTTGCGCGGCGTCCTGGCCGACCTCGGCGTGCGGACCTTCGGCGACCTGTACTTCGACGACCCCGGCAGCTCCCTGCCGCAGAACCAGTCGTTCCGCCTCGTCGTCACCGCCAGTGACCTGTCGCGCCAGCGGGCGATGTTCCTGCCGTGGGACCTCGAGGCTCACGACCGCGATCCGTTCGACTATCCCGTCGCCCGGGCGGTGCGCGCCTCGTCCGCGATCCCGTTCTTCTTCGAGCCGGTGAAGGTGAACTCGCAGTTCGGCAAGCTGACCCTCGTCGACGGATCCCTGCTCCGCACCTATCCCATCGACGTCTTCGACCGCACCGACGGCAAGCCCAGCCGCTGGCCCACGCTCGGCGTCCGGCTCAGCTCGCCCGCGGGGGAGCGGGCGAAGGCCAAGCCGGTCACCTCGCCCGTCGCGCTGCTGGAGAACCTCATCAAGACCACCGTGGACTCGACCCAAGTCCGTCACGTGAGCGATCCGGCGTCCATTGACCGCAGCATCTTCGCCAAGCCGAAGGGTGTGCGGTTCACCGACTTCGACCTGACGCCCGAGCAGCGCACGAGCCTGTTCGAGGCGGGGCACAAGGCGGCGACGAACTGGGTGGCCAAGCACCCCGCCGGCCCTCCGGCGTCGCAGCCGCTCGAATCTCTGTGA